From a region of the Coleofasciculus sp. FACHB-1120 genome:
- a CDS encoding NIL domain-containing protein, producing the protein MRVRIRIPKEYQEEPIISRLVSHHGVTVNIAGALLGANARDDGWFDLQLSGSTRQLQSALTYLNELDLELWGKSDSEQDGW; encoded by the coding sequence ATGCGTGTAAGAATCCGTATTCCCAAGGAGTACCAGGAAGAGCCAATCATCTCGCGACTAGTTTCTCACCACGGTGTCACCGTCAATATTGCCGGTGCCCTACTGGGAGCCAACGCCAGAGACGATGGCTGGTTTGACCTGCAACTCTCAGGATCGACTCGCCAACTTCAAAGCGCCTTAACGTATTTGAATGAACTGGATTTAGAACTCTGGGGCAAATCAGACAGCGAACAAGATGGGTGGTAA